DNA sequence from the Halobacterium sp. DL1 genome:
GCGTGGGGATGGCGAACCCCGGCGGTGTGCACGGCATCCGCGAGGAACTCGCGGAAGTGTTCGCCGAGCACGACGAGATTTACAACTTCCTGCACGCGCCCGTGCAGTCCGGCAGCGACGACGTCCTCGAGGACATGCGCCGCCAGCACGAGGTCGAGCAGTACGTCGACATCGTGGAGACGTTCGACGACTACCTCGAGGAGTGGACGCTGTCGACGGACTTCATCGTCGGCTTCCCGACGGAGACCGACCACGACCACGAGCAGTCGATGGCGCTCCTCCGGGAGACCCGCCCGGAGAAGATCAACGTCACGCGGTTCTCGAAGCGCCCCGGCACGGACGCCGCCGACATGAAGGGGCTGGGGGGCCAGACGAAGAAGGACCGCTCGAAGGCGATGAGCGACCTCAAGATGGACGTCGTCGCGGAGGCCCACGAGGAGATGGTCGGCACAGAGCGCCGCGTGCTCGTCACCGAGCAGGGCACTGGGGACTCCGTGAAGTGCTACGACGACAGCTACCGGCAGGTCATTGTGCAGAACGCCCCCGAGTACGGCCTCGAACCCGGGGACTTCGCGACGGTCGAAATCGTCGGCCATCAGACCGTCTACGCGTTCGGCGAACCAATCTAGGCCGGCTCTTCTCCCTCTTTCCACTCGCCGAGTTCCCGCGGGTCTACGTGGACGAACACGTCGTCGACCTCGGGAATCGAGCGCACGTCCTCGACGATGGCCGTCTCGATGTCGTGGACCTCGTGGAGCGTCATCTCGCCCTCGACCTCGATGTGGAGGCTGACGTCCACCTCCGGGCCAACGTAGTGGGCGATGACGTCGTGGGCGCCGTGGACCTTCGGGTGGGCGAGCGCGCGCTGGAGAATCTCCTCGCGCAGGTCGTCTGGCGGCGCGGCGCCGACGAGGTAGTTGACGTTGTCGCGGATGATCTCGTAGCCCGTGTAGAGGATGCCGACGGCGACGAGGAGGGCGGCGGCCGGGTCGAGGACGGGATAG
Encoded proteins:
- a CDS encoding tRNA modifying enzyme translates to MARYHIETYGCTSNRGESREIERRLRDAGHHQVDGPDAADVAILNTCTVVEKTERNMLRRAKELESETADLIVTGCMALAQGEEFRAENVDAQVLHWDEVPEAVTNGECPTTTPGAEPVLDGVIGILPIARGCMSNCSYCITKQATGRVDSPPVEENVEKARALVHAGAKEIRITGQDTGVYGWDNGDRKLPELLDRIATEIDGDFRVRVGMANPGGVHGIREELAEVFAEHDEIYNFLHAPVQSGSDDVLEDMRRQHEVEQYVDIVETFDDYLEEWTLSTDFIVGFPTETDHDHEQSMALLRETRPEKINVTRFSKRPGTDAADMKGLGGQTKKDRSKAMSDLKMDVVAEAHEEMVGTERRVLVTEQGTGDSVKCYDDSYRQVIVQNAPEYGLEPGDFATVEIVGHQTVYAFGEPI